One Bacillus sp. 1780r2a1 DNA segment encodes these proteins:
- the recA gene encoding recombinase RecA: protein MNDRQAALDMALKQIEKQFGKGSIMKLGEQTERKISTVSSGSLALDVALGVGGYPRGRIIEVYGPESSGKTTVALHAIAEVQQQGGQAAFIDAEHALDPVYAQKLGVNIDELLLSQPDTGEQALEIAEALVRSGAVDILVIDSVAALVPKAEIEGEMGDSHVGLQARLMSQALRKLSGAINKSKTIAVFINQIREKVGVMFGNPETTPGGRALKFYSSVRLEVRRAEQLKQGNDIVGNKTRIKVVKNKVAPPFRAAEVDIMYGEGISKEGEILDIASDLDIVQKSGAWYSYNEERLGQGRENAKQFLKENIDIRQEIAGQVREYHGLDEAAEQMPEDDGQDELKI, encoded by the coding sequence GTGAACGATCGTCAAGCAGCCCTTGATATGGCTCTAAAACAAATTGAAAAGCAATTCGGTAAAGGTTCAATTATGAAATTAGGAGAGCAAACTGAACGTAAAATTTCAACTGTGTCTAGTGGTTCTCTAGCGTTAGATGTTGCGCTTGGTGTAGGTGGATATCCGCGAGGGCGTATTATTGAAGTTTATGGTCCAGAAAGTTCTGGTAAAACAACAGTTGCACTTCATGCAATCGCAGAAGTGCAACAGCAGGGCGGACAAGCAGCGTTTATCGATGCTGAGCATGCGCTAGATCCGGTTTATGCACAAAAGCTGGGTGTTAATATTGATGAGCTTCTTTTATCACAGCCTGATACAGGTGAACAAGCTCTTGAAATTGCTGAAGCGTTGGTTCGTAGTGGAGCGGTTGACATTCTAGTTATTGACTCTGTTGCAGCACTTGTGCCTAAGGCTGAAATTGAAGGTGAAATGGGAGATTCTCACGTTGGTTTACAAGCTCGTTTAATGTCTCAAGCACTTCGTAAGCTGTCAGGTGCTATTAATAAATCGAAGACAATTGCTGTTTTCATTAACCAAATTCGTGAAAAAGTTGGCGTTATGTTTGGTAACCCTGAAACAACGCCAGGTGGACGTGCGCTTAAGTTTTACTCTTCAGTGCGCCTTGAAGTTCGTCGTGCTGAGCAGTTGAAGCAAGGTAACGATATTGTGGGAAATAAAACAAGAATTAAAGTTGTCAAAAACAAAGTAGCACCACCATTCCGCGCAGCTGAAGTGGATATTATGTACGGAGAAGGAATTTCGAAAGAAGGAGAAATTTTAGATATTGCTTCTGATTTAGATATCGTACAAAAAAGTGGAGCTTGGTATTCTTATAACGAAGAACGTTTAGGTCAAGGCCGTGAGAATGCGAAACAATTCCTAAAAGAGAATATTGATATTCGCCAAGAAATTGCTGGTCAAGTTCGTGAATATCATGGATTAGATGAAGCGGCAGAGCAAATGCCTGAAGACGATGGTCAAGATGAATTGAAAATTTAA
- a CDS encoding competence/damage-inducible protein A, which yields MNAEIIGVGSELLLGQIANTNAQYLSKKFAELGINVYYHTVVGDNESRLKEAILTAQKRADLIVFTGGLGPTKDDLTKETIASELGVSLVTDHKALESIESYFEKTNRTMTPNNRKQAIVLEGATILPNDYGMAPGMGITVNGIDYMLFPGPPKELYPMYESYGQAYLAEKLDIKEQIESRVLRFFGIGESQLETDIEDLLDAQTNPTIAPLAADGEVTLRLTAKHEDVAEAHRMLDEVEKQIMNRVGEFFYGYDLTSLQAELIATLQEQQVTVASAESLTGGLFSGTLTSIPGSGDVVKGSIVAYQTEIKHHVLHVAKETLERDGAVSKRCAEEMAVGVKKLTGSDIGISFTGVAGPSKQEDKEVGTVYIGIAFKDEKTRVYPLKLTGSRDGIRKRTVNYGSYYLLQLLKQ from the coding sequence ATGAACGCGGAAATTATTGGAGTAGGTTCAGAGCTTTTGCTAGGCCAAATTGCCAATACAAACGCGCAGTACCTATCTAAAAAATTTGCAGAGCTTGGTATTAATGTATACTATCATACGGTAGTTGGCGATAATGAAAGCCGATTAAAAGAAGCTATTTTGACCGCTCAAAAGCGTGCGGATTTGATTGTATTTACAGGCGGGCTTGGTCCGACAAAAGACGACCTTACCAAAGAAACAATTGCTTCAGAACTAGGTGTCTCACTTGTAACAGATCACAAAGCGCTTGAAAGTATTGAATCGTACTTCGAAAAAACCAATCGAACAATGACGCCTAATAATAGGAAGCAAGCAATTGTACTTGAAGGTGCAACAATACTGCCAAACGATTATGGAATGGCACCGGGAATGGGTATTACGGTGAATGGTATTGACTACATGTTGTTTCCTGGTCCGCCAAAGGAACTTTATCCTATGTATGAGTCGTATGGACAAGCATATTTAGCAGAAAAGCTAGATATAAAAGAGCAAATTGAGTCTCGTGTTTTACGTTTCTTTGGAATTGGAGAGTCTCAGTTAGAAACAGATATTGAAGATTTATTAGATGCACAAACAAACCCAACCATTGCACCGTTAGCTGCTGATGGAGAAGTAACGCTTCGCTTAACGGCTAAGCATGAGGATGTGGCCGAGGCCCATCGAATGCTTGATGAAGTAGAAAAGCAGATTATGAATCGTGTAGGAGAGTTTTTCTATGGATATGACCTGACGTCTCTACAAGCAGAGCTCATTGCTACGCTTCAAGAACAACAAGTGACGGTTGCTTCAGCTGAAAGCTTAACTGGCGGCTTGTTCAGTGGGACGCTGACAAGCATTCCTGGATCTGGAGATGTTGTAAAAGGCAGCATCGTTGCTTATCAAACTGAGATAAAGCACCACGTATTACATGTAGCAAAAGAAACCCTAGAGCGAGACGGAGCAGTTAGCAAGAGGTGCGCAGAAGAAATGGCCGTTGGTGTGAAAAAACTGACAGGCTCTGATATTGGCATTAGTTTTACAGGCGTCGCTGGTCCGTCTAAGCAAGAAGATAAGGAAGTTGGTACAGTTTATATTGGTATAGCTTTTAAAGATGAGAAAACACGCGTATATCCGTTAAAGCTTACGGGCAGTCGTGATGGTATTCGTAAACGTACTGTGAATTATGGAAGCTATTATCTTTTACAACTTCTGAAACAGTGA
- the pgsA gene encoding CDP-diacylglycerol--glycerol-3-phosphate 3-phosphatidyltransferase — MNLPNKITISRIFLIPLFLILMMAPLPFGEVSAAGMDVPIAHLLGAALFIIASTTDWIDGYYARKYNLVTNLGKFLDPLADKLLVSAALIAIVDLDLIAGAGWAAIIIISREFGVTGLRLVLAGEGEVVAANMLGKIKTWTQIIAISAILLYNLPFEFVSFPFAAIALWISVVFTVISGWDYFAKNKQAFVNSK, encoded by the coding sequence GTGAATTTACCAAATAAGATTACAATCTCTCGAATTTTTTTAATCCCACTTTTTTTAATTTTAATGATGGCACCATTACCTTTTGGCGAAGTTAGCGCTGCTGGAATGGATGTGCCAATTGCTCATCTACTAGGGGCAGCGTTATTTATTATTGCGTCTACAACAGACTGGATCGATGGATACTACGCTCGTAAATATAATTTAGTTACAAACCTTGGGAAATTTTTAGATCCGCTAGCAGATAAGCTATTGGTTTCAGCAGCGCTGATTGCTATTGTAGATTTGGACTTGATTGCCGGTGCAGGTTGGGCTGCAATTATTATTATTAGCCGTGAATTTGGAGTAACAGGCTTACGTTTAGTTCTCGCTGGAGAAGGAGAAGTCGTTGCTGCAAATATGCTAGGTAAAATTAAAACGTGGACACAAATTATTGCTATTTCAGCTATTTTACTTTATAACTTACCTTTTGAATTTGTGTCATTTCCATTTGCAGCAATTGCCCTGTGGATTTCTGTTGTATTTACAGTAATTTCTGGATGGGATTACTTTGCAAAAAACAAGCAAGCATTTGTTAATTCAAAATAA
- a CDS encoding DUF4115 domain-containing protein, translating into MLILTELGQRLRQERENKGMSLEDLQKNTKIQKRYLIGIEEGNYDVMPGKFYVRAFIKQYCEAVGLNPDDIFDQYKTDIPTTQTDDIPQPLSRVRSRKEIPQNTKASKAADYLPTILVVAGVLVVGIIIWVIAQNIVSGRQEDQVANTEQTNNEVQQSQEQQASNEDQAAKEAAEKEKAEKEKAAKEDEEKKEEEKEETQQAYKEVQKSGHNGTYELSGTDEFKLEVSSTQADTWLDVKNGKGNSFYNAMLKNGETKEFDLTKESEVRVNIGFSPGVQLKINGQDVSLPFDANQQIRQVVTIKYEPEKAQ; encoded by the coding sequence GTGTTAATATTGACAGAGTTAGGGCAAAGGTTAAGACAAGAGCGAGAAAATAAAGGGATGTCGCTAGAAGATTTACAAAAAAACACAAAAATTCAAAAGCGCTATTTGATTGGTATTGAAGAAGGTAATTATGATGTCATGCCAGGGAAATTTTATGTGCGAGCGTTTATCAAGCAGTATTGTGAAGCTGTAGGGTTGAACCCCGATGACATTTTTGATCAGTACAAAACGGATATTCCAACGACTCAAACCGATGATATTCCACAGCCTTTATCTCGTGTTCGCAGTCGAAAAGAAATCCCCCAAAATACGAAAGCATCAAAAGCAGCAGATTACTTACCGACGATTTTAGTAGTTGCTGGTGTGCTGGTAGTCGGAATTATCATTTGGGTGATTGCTCAAAATATTGTATCCGGTCGTCAAGAAGATCAAGTTGCAAATACTGAACAAACAAATAACGAAGTGCAACAATCCCAAGAGCAGCAAGCATCTAATGAAGATCAAGCTGCAAAAGAAGCGGCAGAAAAAGAAAAGGCAGAAAAAGAAAAAGCTGCTAAGGAAGACGAAGAGAAAAAAGAAGAAGAAAAAGAAGAAACACAGCAAGCTTATAAAGAAGTTCAAAAGTCAGGTCACAACGGAACGTATGAGTTGTCTGGAACAGATGAGTTTAAGCTAGAAGTATCGTCTACTCAAGCTGATACATGGTTGGATGTGAAAAATGGTAAGGGGAATTCATTTTATAATGCCATGTTGAAAAATGGTGAAACAAAAGAATTCGACTTAACAAAAGAAAGTGAAGTTCGAGTGAATATTGGCTTCTCACCAGGGGTACAATTAAAAATTAATGGCCAAGACGTTAGTTTACCATTTGATGCTAACCAACAAATTAGACAAGTTGTAACGATTAAATATGAGCCGGAAAAAGCTCAATAA
- a CDS encoding YmfK family protein, with protein MNKIEWYLEYQIQKNRPGLLGDISSLLGMLAINIVTINGVDDKRRGLLLRCDSHEQIERLESILKTMDNIVVTKMRPPKLRDRLAVRHGRYIQRDADDKKTFRFVRDELGLLVDFMAELFKQDGHKLIGIRGMPRVGKTESIVAASVCANKRWLFVSSTLLKQTIRSQLIEDEYNSNNIFIIDGIVSTRRANEKHWQLVREIMNVPATKIVEHPDVFVQNSEYTLDDFAYIIELRNDPDEEITYEVIEGSQMFPNGGLSMFDF; from the coding sequence GTGAACAAAATTGAGTGGTACTTAGAATATCAAATACAGAAAAATCGACCTGGTTTATTGGGAGACATCTCGTCTCTTTTAGGTATGCTGGCAATTAACATTGTTACAATTAATGGGGTAGATGACAAAAGGCGTGGCTTGCTATTACGGTGCGATTCCCATGAGCAAATTGAACGGCTTGAATCTATTTTGAAAACAATGGATAATATTGTTGTGACAAAGATGCGTCCTCCAAAGCTACGAGATCGTTTAGCTGTTCGTCACGGTCGTTATATTCAACGAGATGCTGATGATAAAAAGACATTTCGTTTTGTGCGAGACGAACTTGGCTTGCTAGTGGACTTTATGGCAGAGCTTTTTAAACAAGATGGTCATAAATTAATTGGCATCAGAGGAATGCCTCGCGTTGGTAAAACGGAGTCGATTGTTGCTGCTAGTGTTTGTGCGAATAAGAGATGGTTATTTGTGTCATCAACGCTGTTAAAACAAACAATTCGCAGTCAACTAATTGAAGATGAGTATAATTCTAATAACATCTTTATTATTGATGGTATTGTATCAACAAGAAGGGCGAATGAAAAACACTGGCAGCTCGTTCGTGAAATTATGAATGTGCCTGCAACAAAGATTGTTGAGCATCCTGATGTATTTGTACAAAATAGTGAGTATACGCTGGATGACTTTGCGTATATCATTGAATTACGAAATGATCCAGATGAAGAAATTACATATGAAGTCATTGAAGGATCGCAAATGTTTCCAAACGGTGGATTATCCATGTTTGATTTTTAG
- a CDS encoding DUF3243 domain-containing protein, translated as MSVLDNWGNWKNFLGDRLHHAQNEGMNNEVINDLAYQIGGYLANQVDAKNEQEKILADLWSVASKEEQHAIANMMVKLVQNNGSAN; from the coding sequence ATGTCAGTATTAGACAATTGGGGTAACTGGAAAAACTTTTTAGGCGATCGCTTACATCATGCTCAAAACGAAGGAATGAACAACGAGGTAATCAACGACTTAGCATATCAAATTGGTGGCTATCTAGCGAACCAAGTTGACGCAAAAAACGAACAAGAAAAAATATTAGCAGACTTATGGAGCGTTGCTTCAAAAGAAGAGCAACATGCAATTGCTAATATGATGGTAAAGCTTGTTCAAAATAACGGTTCTGCTAATTAA
- a CDS encoding SDR family oxidoreductase: MEKYALITGASGGIGSAIAEKMVKEGYGVVLHYYQNEAAVNKLASYLRSYTDNIMVVQGDLSSKEGVDHFLSTLVVPVDLLIYNGGQSLSALMMDVTDERIEEMVYLSVTALYRIAKFVLPKMIQKRTGNIIVISSIWGLEGASYEVLYSTVKGAQNTFVKALAKEVALSKIRVNGIAPGAILTNMLSDYTQEDLEMMEQEIPMGRIGKPSEIADAVAYLASDQSSYITGQILSVDGGWHT, encoded by the coding sequence ATGGAGAAATATGCGCTAATTACAGGAGCGAGCGGAGGAATTGGCAGTGCTATTGCCGAGAAAATGGTAAAGGAAGGATACGGAGTAGTCCTTCATTATTATCAAAATGAAGCAGCGGTGAACAAACTAGCTAGTTACCTTCGTTCCTACACGGATAATATTATGGTGGTGCAAGGAGATTTGTCTTCAAAAGAGGGGGTTGATCACTTTTTATCGACTCTTGTTGTACCGGTAGATCTGCTTATTTACAATGGTGGTCAAAGCTTATCAGCATTAATGATGGATGTGACAGATGAGCGTATTGAAGAAATGGTTTATCTGAGCGTAACCGCTCTTTATCGAATTGCAAAATTTGTTCTCCCTAAAATGATTCAGAAAAGAACTGGGAATATTATCGTTATCTCATCTATCTGGGGATTGGAGGGAGCTTCTTATGAAGTGCTGTATTCAACGGTGAAAGGGGCTCAGAATACTTTTGTCAAAGCGTTAGCTAAAGAAGTTGCGCTAAGTAAAATTCGAGTGAATGGAATTGCGCCAGGAGCTATTTTGACAAATATGCTATCTGATTATACACAAGAAGACCTTGAAATGATGGAGCAGGAAATTCCGATGGGACGCATTGGAAAGCCTTCAGAAATTGCCGATGCAGTTGCTTATTTAGCTTCTGATCAATCCTCTTATATAACAGGACAAATTTTATCAGTAGATGGTGGTTGGCATACATAA
- a CDS encoding insulinase family protein — MEKIEFSQLKEQLYHEKMDNGLEVYILPKPEFNKTFATFTTKYGSIDNQFVPLGEDEMIKVPDGIAHFLEHKLFEKEDGDVFQQFSKQGASANAFTSFTRTAYLFSCTSNFEQNLETLVDFVQEPYFSEKTVEKEKGIIGQEITMYDDNPDWRLYFGTIQNMYKNHPVKIDIAGTIESISHITKDLLYTCYGTFYHPSNMLLFVVGPVDAEKVMTQIRENQAKKDYEDMPEITRHFDKEPETVAEQKQVLNMPVQASKAMVGLKTRKPERSGQDMLRHELAMNIVLDLAFGKSSSYYEDLYKNGLIDETFSYDYTEESGFGFALIGGDTEDPNKFYGRIKEILFEVKSKGLQEDELERVRKKKIGEFLRALNSPEFIANQFTRYAFNDMNLFDVVDTLEKLTVDDVKHVMNDMIQEESFTVCEVVPK; from the coding sequence ATGGAGAAAATTGAATTTTCTCAGCTGAAAGAACAGCTTTATCATGAAAAAATGGATAATGGATTAGAGGTTTATATTTTACCAAAGCCTGAGTTCAACAAAACGTTTGCCACGTTTACTACAAAATATGGTTCCATTGACAATCAATTTGTTCCGCTCGGAGAAGATGAGATGATTAAAGTTCCTGATGGAATTGCGCATTTTCTTGAGCATAAGCTGTTTGAAAAAGAAGATGGTGATGTCTTCCAACAGTTTAGCAAGCAGGGTGCGTCTGCCAATGCATTTACATCATTTACGCGCACAGCGTATTTATTTAGCTGCACGTCTAACTTTGAACAAAATTTAGAGACGCTTGTAGACTTTGTTCAAGAACCATATTTCTCTGAAAAGACAGTCGAGAAAGAAAAAGGAATTATTGGACAAGAAATTACGATGTATGATGATAATCCAGACTGGCGCTTGTACTTTGGAACAATTCAAAACATGTATAAAAATCACCCTGTTAAAATTGACATTGCTGGTACCATTGAGTCCATTTCCCACATTACAAAAGATTTGCTTTATACGTGCTATGGAACATTTTATCACCCGAGCAATATGCTACTATTTGTGGTAGGGCCTGTTGATGCAGAAAAGGTAATGACTCAAATTCGTGAAAATCAAGCTAAAAAAGATTATGAAGATATGCCTGAAATTACTCGTCATTTTGATAAAGAGCCAGAAACGGTAGCGGAACAAAAACAGGTATTAAACATGCCTGTCCAAGCCTCCAAAGCTATGGTTGGCTTAAAAACAAGAAAGCCTGAACGTTCCGGACAAGATATGCTTCGCCACGAGCTTGCAATGAATATTGTACTTGATCTTGCATTTGGAAAAAGCTCTTCTTACTATGAAGATCTGTATAAAAATGGGCTCATTGATGAGACATTCTCATATGACTATACCGAAGAAAGTGGCTTTGGATTTGCGCTAATTGGCGGAGATACAGAAGATCCAAATAAGTTTTATGGGAGAATTAAAGAGATTTTATTTGAAGTGAAATCTAAAGGTTTACAAGAAGATGAGTTAGAACGAGTAAGAAAGAAGAAAATTGGAGAATTTTTGCGAGCTTTAAATTCTCCAGAGTTTATTGCTAATCAGTTTACCCGCTATGCATTTAATGATATGAATTTATTTGATGTTGTAGATACGCTTGAAAAGCTTACAGTAGACGACGTGAAGCATGTAATGAATGATATGATTCAAGAAGAAAGCTTTACTGTATGTGAGGTTGTACCGAAATAA
- a CDS encoding insulinase family protein has product MKLLTEQKHELNGLTLHTIPTTKYKTNTFILKLNAPLDEKTVTMRALLPYVLQSATESFPTTTQLRTYLDELYGATLQVDLTKKGDNHDITIRIDIANEKYLKDSTPLLQKALALLGEILLKPATEEGAFLNDAMEKEKRSLRQRIQAVFDDKMRYANLRLVEEMCKEEPYSLHVNGRIDDIESITADKLYNYYQHVLKEDAIHLYVIGDFHEQEVKNTVEQAFNLPQRQPKKIERSITQKEITNVNEVIEKQEVKQGKLNIGYRTNVVYGDRQYFALQVFNGIFGGFSHSKLFINVREKASLAYYAASRVESHKGLLMVMSGIDAKNYDQAITIIKEQMEEMKNGSFTDSEIAQTKAVIHNQLLETVDTPRGLVEVMYHNELTGKSISVDEYLKQIDAVSKQEIVKVAENIAMDTVYFLTGKGGENNGEN; this is encoded by the coding sequence ATGAAATTATTGACTGAACAAAAGCACGAATTGAATGGCCTGACGCTGCATACAATCCCAACTACAAAGTATAAAACCAATACGTTTATTCTAAAATTAAATGCTCCATTGGATGAAAAAACGGTGACAATGCGAGCTCTTTTACCTTATGTATTACAAAGTGCTACAGAATCTTTTCCAACCACAACACAGCTGCGTACATATTTAGATGAACTATATGGTGCAACTCTTCAGGTGGATTTGACAAAAAAGGGTGATAATCACGATATAACTATTCGGATTGATATAGCGAACGAAAAATATTTAAAAGACTCAACTCCTCTTCTTCAAAAAGCACTTGCACTGCTTGGTGAAATTCTATTGAAGCCGGCAACGGAGGAGGGAGCTTTCTTAAATGACGCAATGGAAAAAGAAAAGCGATCGCTTCGACAACGGATTCAAGCTGTATTCGATGATAAAATGCGCTATGCAAATCTTCGCTTAGTTGAAGAGATGTGTAAAGAGGAACCTTACTCTCTGCATGTTAATGGTCGAATTGATGATATTGAATCCATTACAGCAGATAAGCTCTATAATTATTATCAGCATGTATTAAAAGAAGATGCTATTCACCTCTATGTTATTGGTGATTTTCATGAACAAGAAGTAAAAAACACGGTTGAGCAAGCGTTTAATTTACCACAACGTCAACCCAAAAAAATTGAACGCTCAATTACGCAAAAAGAAATTACCAATGTGAATGAAGTGATAGAAAAGCAAGAGGTAAAACAAGGTAAATTAAATATTGGCTACCGTACAAACGTTGTATATGGAGATCGTCAGTATTTTGCCCTACAGGTGTTTAACGGTATATTTGGCGGGTTTTCTCATTCAAAGTTGTTCATTAACGTTCGTGAAAAGGCAAGCTTAGCTTACTATGCTGCATCACGAGTTGAAAGCCATAAAGGTCTTCTGATGGTTATGTCAGGAATCGATGCAAAAAACTATGACCAGGCTATAACCATTATTAAGGAACAAATGGAAGAAATGAAGAATGGCTCGTTTACTGATAGTGAAATCGCTCAAACGAAAGCAGTTATTCATAATCAACTGTTAGAAACGGTAGACACACCACGAGGTCTGGTTGAAGTTATGTACCATAATGAACTAACAGGGAAAAGTATTTCGGTTGATGAATATCTAAAACAAATCGATGCAGTATCAAAACAAGAAATTGTGAAGGTAGCTGAAAACATTGCGATGGATACAGTTTATTTCTTAACAGGAAAAGGCGGTGAAAACAATGGAGAAAATTGA
- a CDS encoding ABC transporter permease, whose translation MSFLDVLIIIIPAALYSAAPLIFTALGGVFSEKSGVVNIGLEGLMMFGAFTGIVSTLLLQDSLGAWAPWVSILIAAGVCAIFSLIHAVASITLKADQVVSGVALNFLAGGLSIFLIKKIFGKGQTDFIQFRIDKTSIPFLSDIPIIGKLFFSNVPITSYLAILLAFVVWYIIYKTPFGLRLRSVGEHPMAADTMGIKVITMRYVGVMLSGVLAGIGGAVYATSIATNFSAGTISGQGFLALAAMIFGKWHPIGAMGAALFFGLAQSLSITGAQIPVIQDIPTVILTIAPYVLTILALAGFVGRAEAPKALGTPYEKGKR comes from the coding sequence ATGAGTTTCTTAGACGTTTTAATTATAATTATTCCAGCTGCGCTGTATTCTGCAGCACCGCTTATTTTTACAGCATTAGGTGGAGTGTTTAGTGAGAAGTCTGGTGTTGTAAATATCGGACTGGAAGGTCTTATGATGTTTGGTGCATTTACAGGAATTGTTTCAACGCTACTTCTTCAAGACTCATTGGGAGCATGGGCACCTTGGGTTTCAATTTTAATTGCAGCAGGGGTTTGTGCAATCTTTTCACTTATTCATGCAGTAGCAAGTATTACGCTTAAAGCAGATCAAGTAGTCAGCGGGGTTGCACTCAACTTCTTAGCTGGAGGTTTGTCTATCTTTTTAATCAAGAAAATTTTTGGAAAAGGACAAACAGATTTTATTCAATTTCGTATTGATAAAACAAGCATTCCTTTCCTATCTGATATTCCGATTATTGGTAAGCTGTTTTTCTCAAATGTTCCAATTACATCATATTTAGCGATTTTGCTAGCTTTCGTTGTATGGTATATCATTTACAAAACGCCGTTTGGGCTGCGTCTTCGCTCTGTAGGTGAACATCCAATGGCTGCGGATACGATGGGGATTAAAGTTATCACAATGCGATATGTGGGCGTTATGTTATCGGGTGTGTTAGCTGGTATTGGTGGTGCTGTATATGCGACGTCAATCGCAACAAACTTCTCAGCTGGAACCATTTCTGGACAGGGCTTCTTAGCACTTGCAGCCATGATTTTTGGAAAATGGCACCCAATTGGTGCGATGGGAGCAGCTCTCTTTTTTGGGTTAGCACAATCTTTAAGTATTACAGGAGCACAAATTCCAGTTATTCAAGATATTCCAACTGTTATTTTAACGATTGCTCCTTACGTCTTGACAATTTTAGCGTTAGCTGGATTTGTTGGTCGAGCAGAGGCACCAAAAGCACTTGGTACGCCTTATGAAAAGGGAAAAAGATAA
- a CDS encoding ABC transporter permease, whose protein sequence is MKWLRNERTIHILIPIISAILGLLAGAIIMVLGGYDAVKGYDSLFNGMLGSPKALGETIRAMTPLALAGIAVAFAYKTGLFNIGVEGQLLVGWLAAVWVGYAFELPSVIHIPLAILAAGIAGALWAFIPGYLKARFHVHEVIVSIMMNYIALYTTSSIIREFLYAGNEKSYNINESASLASSFLAEATNNSRLHYGIIVAFLAAFVMWFLLNKTSKGFELRAVGFNQHASKYAGMNVSRNIILSMSVSGAFAGLAGAMEGLGTFQYMNTFTSFTGTGFDGIAVALLGANSAIGILLAAFLFGGLQTAAPQMNFMAGVPSELIEIVIALIIFFVASSYLIRWIIGRLSKGGAQ, encoded by the coding sequence ATGAAATGGCTAAGAAATGAGCGAACCATCCACATTCTAATTCCGATTATCTCGGCAATTTTAGGATTGCTTGCTGGTGCAATCATCATGGTTCTTGGGGGCTATGATGCGGTGAAAGGCTATGATTCTTTATTTAATGGTATGTTGGGTAGTCCAAAAGCTTTAGGTGAAACTATTCGTGCAATGACGCCCCTTGCTTTAGCAGGTATTGCTGTAGCATTTGCTTACAAGACAGGCTTATTTAATATTGGAGTAGAAGGTCAGCTTCTTGTTGGGTGGTTAGCGGCAGTGTGGGTAGGCTACGCTTTTGAACTTCCATCTGTTATTCATATTCCACTCGCAATCCTTGCAGCAGGTATTGCTGGTGCATTATGGGCCTTTATTCCTGGTTATTTAAAAGCTCGCTTTCATGTTCATGAGGTTATTGTCTCCATTATGATGAACTATATTGCCCTTTATACAACAAGCAGTATTATCCGTGAATTTTTGTATGCAGGGAATGAAAAGTCATACAACATCAATGAGTCAGCGTCATTAGCATCTTCATTTTTAGCTGAGGCAACGAACAATTCTCGTTTGCACTATGGGATTATTGTAGCGTTTTTAGCAGCTTTTGTAATGTGGTTCCTATTAAACAAAACCTCAAAAGGCTTTGAACTTCGTGCTGTTGGGTTTAATCAGCATGCTTCTAAATATGCAGGAATGAATGTGTCTCGCAACATCATTCTTTCTATGTCAGTATCTGGTGCATTTGCAGGATTAGCCGGTGCGATGGAAGGGCTTGGTACATTCCAATATATGAATACTTTTACGTCATTTACTGGAACGGGATTCGATGGAATTGCTGTTGCCCTTTTAGGAGCTAATAGTGCAATTGGTATCTTGCTTGCTGCATTTCTATTCGGCGGTCTACAAACAGCGGCACCACAAATGAACTTTATGGCGGGAGTGCCGTCAGAATTAATTGAGATTGTTATCGCTCTTATCATTTTCTTCGTGGCGTCCAGTTACCTTATTCGTTGGATTATTGGTCGTTTAAGTAAAGGAGGAGCACAATGA